TTCAGTAGCGCCTTGGCTGTTGCGTTGAATAACAACACCTTGGTATAATTGGATACGCTCTTTGTTACCTTCTCTGATTTTATAGTGTACAGTTACTGTATCACCTGCTTTGAACGAAGGAATATTGTTCTTCGCTATACTTTGCTCTTCAACAAATTTTACTAAATCCATCTTATTAGGGTCTTTAAACGAATTTTAATCGTCTAGAATTCGGATTGCAAGTATAGATAAATTATTTGAATTATGAAAGCGAATTTTCAAAAAGAAATTTATCCACAATGGTCGGTTTGTGTAACTGGGTTAATAAGGTTGAAAATTAGCTTATTAAAGCGGTTTTTAACCTCAAAAAACGCATGTTGATAAAGTTGAAAACTAATTAAAGACAACCCAGAATTAAAAAGTTTTTTCAACCATTTACGTCGTTTGGCGATCAATTGATTGATTTCCATGATGCATTAGTCTTCTAAAAGATCCGGACGACGAGTGCGTGTGCGTTCAAGTGATTGTTCGTAGCGCCATTTCTCTATTTCCGGGGTATTCCCACTTAGTAGAATGTCAGGAACCTTCCATCCTCTGAATTCGGCCGGGCGGGTGTAAACTGGAGCATCTAATAAATCACCCTGGAATGAATCTGAAAGAGCCGAGGTTTCATCTGATAATACTCCGGGAATCAACCGAACTACTGCATCAACTAAGATCGCGGCGGGAAGCTCTCCCCCAGAAAGTACATAATCACCAATTGAGATTTCGCGAGTTACAAAATGCTCACGTATACGATTATCGATTCCTTTATAATGACCGCAAAGAACAATAAAGTTTTTTTGGGTTGAAAGCTGATTGCAAATGCTTTGGTTAAGCACTTCCCCGTCAGGGGTCATAAAAATGACTTCATCGTAATCACGTTCAGCCTTCAGTTTTTCAATGCAGAGAACAAAAGGCTCAACCATCATTACCATTCCTGATCCACCTCCATAAGGATAATCATCTACGGTTTTATGTTTGTTTGATGAATAATCTCGCAGGTTATGCACAACAATCTCGGCCAAACCTTTGCTTTGGGCGCGCTTTAAGATGGAGTGAGCAAATGGGCTATCAAGTAACTGGGGCAATACGGTAATAATGTCTATACGCATGGAGCAAAGATAAGGGCAAATTGGAAATGGTAAATCCGAAAAATAGTCTATGTGTAAAAAAATAGGGCCTTCTGTTTGAAAGCCCTTTCTTTAATATTCTTATTCCATTTTGGGGATATCCTCGCCGTCTTTTTCGACTTTTTCAATTCGCTTCTTGTGCTTTTTCTTGTCGCTGGCATTTTTAATAAAAGGGATCTCCTTAAGTAATTCGCTCGGGCTTACCCGTATTCCAACAGGTGGAGGTAATTTAAGTTCTTCTTCTGTTGGGATTGTTTTGGGGTTTACTTTATAGGCGTATGCGTTTTCAGGAATCTCTAGTTCTAAGAAAGCGCGTTTAAAGTTTTCTTTGGTTAGCCCGTAAACAGTTACTCCTTTCAGCGTGTATATCTGAGGGTGCATACGTATGTTTAAATACAGGCGATTATTTGGCACTTCATCCTGAAGGATAAATTCAAAATTTCCATAGCCCAATGCCGAGAATACTAACGTGTCCGTTTTATACATAGGAATAGAGAAAAACCCATTGATATCACTAACGGTTCCGCGACGAGAGTTTTTCACTCTTATGTTTACAAACGGAATCTTCTCGCTTAAACTATCAGCAGAGTAAATGGTGCCCGAAAACTGAATTACCGGTTGTTGAACAGGTTGAGTTTGGGCGTAGAGAGCAGATGCGGCACACACTGCTACAAGTAGAGCTAGCAGATATCTCAGTTTCTTAATCATCCTTAAATTTATCGTTTCTGATTTACATTTAAAACAGGTTCCCAAGATAAATATCAAGTAACCCCTCAGGCATTGAAACTGTGAGTTTTTTGCTTTTGACATCAATGCTTTTTATAATGTCTTCGTTAAGGGGTAATAAAACCTCAGTATCATTAACTGAAATTGAAGCCACAAATTGTTTTGGGTACTCAAAAACTTCTGAAATTTTTCCCAGATCGCCTTTAGTTTCATCAGTTACAAAATAACCGGTTAAGTCTTTATAGGTTAATTCACCTGTTTTTCGTTTCGGGCGCAATTTTTTAGGAATCAACACTTTTTTGCCGACTAACTTTGCTGCCTCTTCAATTGAGTTCACATCCTCTAGCCCAAAATAAGCAACTGATTTTTGAAAGCGCATGTTCTCAATGAAATAAGGAATGGGCTTGCCGTTTAACTCAACAAACAGGGTGTTTTTACTAAAGTAACTGTCTAAAATATCTTCTTCAAGATAAACCTGCACTTCTCCCTTTAATCCCTGAGTTTTGGATATGTATCCTATTGAAAAAAAATCTTCAGCTTTCATGTTAAATAGTTTAATAAATAGTGGTCCTGAGTCTGAGCGGGCAATACTTTAGGAACTAACTTTAAAAAGAATCAATTCAATCCGTTTTTATATAAACAAAAATAGCGAGACACTGAGCCTCGCTATTTTTATAATACTATTGAAGTTTTGCTTATTCAGCAGCAGCTTCGTTGGTTTCTTCAGTTGCTGGTGCTTCAGGAGCCTCTTCGGCAGGAGCTTCTTCAACAACAGGAGCATTTTTAGCAGCGATAGCAGCAGCTCTTTCTTCTTTGATTTTAACCTCTTCAGCGTAACGTGCTTTTGCTTTGTCAGCAGCAGCGTTTACTAAACCGGTTTTCTTAGCGTTAACTCTAGTTTCTTTAGCCTCTATCCAAGCAGTAAATTTAGCTTCAGCTTGTTCTTGGGTTAAAGCACCTTTGGTAACACCACCTAATAAATGTTTTTTGTACAATACACCTTTGTATGAAAGGATAGCACGTACAGTGTCAGTAGGCTGCGCACCGTTTTGTAACCATTCAACACCTTTGTCTACGTTAAGGTCAATTGTGGCCGGGTTGGTGTTTGGGTTATAAGAACCAATTCTTTCAATAAATTTACCATCCCTCGGAGCACGTGAATCCGCCACCACAATGTGATAAAAAGCATTACCTTTTTTACCGTGTCTTTGCAATCTAATTTTTGCAGGCATTTTTTTAAGTTTTTAAAGTTTAAAAATCCCCTTTATCTCCGCTAAAGGGACCGCAAAAGTAAGCATTTTTTTGTTCACATAACAGTGTAAGGATAAAAAAGATAACTATTTATGAAGGATTTTAAACGGAAGTTTATTTCCAGCTGCCAACGGCAGAGGTTTTATTTATTAATGATAAACTAACAATAATTTGAGCAAGTTGTAGGTTATATTTACACTATTAAAGTTTATGTATGATAAAATTAGCAATTGATATGGATGAGGTAATGGCCGATACCTGGGCCAAATTCATCCACCGATTTAAGGAAAGAGAAGGGTTTGAAATTACATCAGAGATGCTTACCGGAAAAGAGTTGTCGCAAGCAGTGCCTGCCGAATTAAAGCCAAAAGTTCATGAATGGATAAACGAAAAAGGCTTCTTTAGAGATTTGCCGGTTATGAAAGACGCCCAGAAAGTGGTGAAAGAATTGAATAAAAAGTACGAGGTGTTTGTTGCTAGTGCGGCTTCGGAATTTAGAAATTCTTATGAAGATAAGTATGACTGGTTAGCTGAATATTTTCCGTTTATTGACTGGCGCCATATTGTTTTTTGTGGAGATAAATCAATAATTGGAGCCGATATTATGATTGATGACCGCATCCGTAACTTTTCTCAGTTTAAAGGACGTCCTATCTTATATAGTTCTCCGCATAATCATTTTATTAAAGATTATGAACGGGTTAATAATTGGGAGGAAGTTGCCGAATTATTACTTTAATTCAGCATAATGGCCAACGTCGAACACTTTGGCTACAGAGGTTTTTCGTGCGCGTTAGACGCGCACGAGAAGGAGTGAGCTACTGCCCTTCCTTAAATTAATTCATCCTTCCAGTCTTTAATTACGTACGATTTTATAATTCCTTCAAGAATAAATGGATCTTCTCTAACAAATGCTTCAGCTGACGCGCGAGTTTTAAATATGGCCATGTTTCCCATATCGCTAAAAGGACCTATCCCAATTACATCACCACTCTTTATGTATTTATCTACAATTGATTTATGCCTTGGATAAACTGACATAATGGTATCCATTGTTGCGTTTGAGGATTCTCCTATTATTACTGCTTTCATTGTTTTAAATAAGGATAAGGTTAAATATGATTTTACTTTTGAGTAACTATTTCAGTAATTCATCAATGCTTTGTTGAGATACAAAATGATAGTTTACCCTGGCGGTTGAATAAATATCGCGGGCCATTTTTTTTCCTTCTTCTGTTGTTGTCAACGCATTGTAAAGGGGAAGCAAGAATCTCCTTCTGCCAACGTGATTCAAGAAACGAGCAAGTGAAGGGTAAGCCTCTACGTAATGGTTGTTAATCGCTAAGGTTAACCAGGCCGTTAATACTTCACTGTTTCCGGTATTTGTAAATCCGAAGGCCTTATCCAATTCTTTCATTTTTTCAGTTGAAAGTGTGTTGGGTAAATGCCTGACAAAGTGCAGCCACTCATGCGAGCTCCAGTTTTTAGTGTTTAAGGAAGCAGCGCCTTTCCCCCTTACCCATTGATTTAATGCAGTATCAACAGCAATGAATCGTGACGAAGTAAACTTAGGGCAATTGGCCGGTAGTCCGGGTTCAAAAACCCAATTCTCGATATCAATTTTTTTAGCTAAGGTTTTTTTGTTGCCAATAAGTTCTTTGTAATAATAGTCAATGAACTCTTCGCTGGAAATGGATTTAAAGGCATATGAGCTAAAATATTTCTTTAAAAATGCATCAAATTGTGCTCTGCCTACATTATTTTCTATCGTTTTTAATAAACAAAATCCTTTTTCATAGGCAATATCTCCTACTGCATCGTCTGGATTGCGGTCTTTAAGATTCAATTTGAGTTTGGTGTCTGCGCTGGCGGGGCCTAAATCAGTAATTGTTGCCTGAAGTTCCTGAAATCCTAACACCGAAAGCATATTCGTGTAATCTTTTCCTTCCATTGCTTCCATGATGCGGCGCTCAAAATAAACGGTAAAGCCTTCGTTTAGCCACATATCGTTCCAGGAGGCATTGGTTGCCAGGTTTCCACTCCATGAATGAGCCAGTTCATGTGCCACCAGGCTAACCAACGAGCGGTCGCCGGCAATAATAGTTGGCGTAGCAAAGGTTAGTTCCGGATTCTCCATGCCGCCAAATGGAAAACTTGGTGGTAACACCAATACATCATAACGTCCCCATCTATAAGGTCCGTATAGTTTTTCTGCTGCCTCTATCATTTTGGGTAAACCAGCAAATTCCCAGGCACATTTTTTTATCATGCTTCGCTCAGCGTATACGCCTGAATTTTTACCCAAACTGCGAAATTCAAGATCGCCAACTGCGAGTGCCAACAAATATGACGATATAGGATTTTTTTGTTTGAACTGAAATTGTCCATTACTGGTTTTGCCTATAGGGTTGGTCGCGCTCATTAATGCCATCAAGTTCGAAGGAACCTTGACAGAAGCATCGTAGGTAAATCGTATTGCCGGACTATCCTGACATGGAATCCAGCTTCGGGCCAAAATGGCTTGTGACTGAGTAAATAAGAAAGGATGAGTTTTGTCGGCAGTTTGTTGGGGATTAAGCCATTGAAGGGCTTCGGCCTTAGGTGACGTTTTATACCAGATGGCCACTTTCTTTGTTTTGGGGCCAATTGTAATATTTAAAGGACGCCCTAAATATTTCTTTTCATGGCCTAAGCTGAATGCCGTTGTTTGATTATCCACCTTAACGCTATCAATCAGTAAATTGTTGGTATCAAAAACAATGGATTCTGTTTTTTCTTTTGTTTCTATATCCCAGACGGCAACTCCCAATAATTGCCTGTTTTCAAAATCTACACTAAGGGTAAGGTTAAGGTGTTTTACCCATGCTTCCGTTGGATTGGAAAAACTGTGAATATCATTTGGTCTAATAGGTGTTTTCTCTCTTGGGGAGCTTTTTCTTTCGGGCTTACAGGCTAAGATTGCCAACGAAAGCAAAGCAATATATTTTATTTTCATGGTTTTGGGTTAGTACTATCTATTTTGGTTTAATTATTACAGATGAATAAAGTTAACATAATAGCGAGCCTTCGCCGTTGAAGGTTTTCCATTAACTATAGCAGGAATCCATAGAGGACCATGCTTTAGTGCCTCAATTGATGACTGATCAAATTCAGGCCCCATACTTTTTAACACCTTGAAATTGCTCAACATTCCATTCGTATTAACAGTAAATTCCAGCTCAACAGTTCCTTCCCGCCCCATTTCTGTAAATTCTTTTGGGTATGCAATGTTTTTATTTATATAAATACGGTATGAAGCGTCTTCTATCGCCAGTTTAGGCGGTGCATTTTCCGGGTTGGGTTTGGTAAGAAACTGTTCAACTGCTACTTTGGCAAGTTTCTTAACGTCAGGCATTAATCCGTAAATAAACTTTTGCTGGGCTTCTTTCGGTTTAATAGTTTCAGTGATATAATTTTCCTTGCTTAAGGTAACCTCGCTTTTTGTCGACGAAGTAGGCAGATTAACCTCTCCCTCGGTATTGGTTAGCGCAGTGGTTTGTGTGCCTGACACCTGTACTTTAACATTCTCAATCGGTTTGTTGGTTAAAAGATCAATTGCCTGAATGTGAATGCCCAACTGTTTATTAATCAAAGTTTCGCGGAGGGCACTTTTAGCCACGCTCCTTTTTGCAATAACGGTTTCGGCCAAGAGCCCTTGAATGGCTTTTGAGGTATCAACTTCAATAGCAGCAGCCTGTGCTGCAGTTGGAGCAGTCATAACAGCAGCCGGAGTGGTTGGCTTAGGGTTTACAATATCCTTTTTGTCTTTAACTGTAAGCTGACGTTTAGAGTCAGAAATCGATGTTTTTACGATATTTTGAGTGATCTCTTGCTGATGCGCCAATGCCTCTTTCGGTAAGTAAATTAACAGTGTGTCATTTGAATGAACCAGAAACAGTTCGTCAATTTCCCGTGATGCCATTAACCTGTCATTGTTTTGCTTCTTAATAATATAAAAAGCACCAATCCCTACTACGGCCGCAATTGTTGCAGCAATACTTAACTTATGCCATGGCAACTCTCGCTGACGGCTTCGGTCCTTGAGTTTTTGATTTAATTGGTGTTGCAGATCAACAATCGCCTTATTGGTATTAACGCCGGTTTTCTTCATGGCAATAAATCCTTCAAGTGCATCGCGCTCCAGGTCCGATTCGAGCATGCGTTGCAGTTCCTCCGGAGCAATATCTTGCCCAGCTAATTCTTTTAGCTCTTTGGCTAAAAGTTCAGGATCAATATTTTTATGCAACTTAGCCATTGTTCTTTTCTACACAAATTTTAAGGTTACGCTTGCCATTCTGAATATAACTCTTCACTTTATTGGCATCGAAACCCGTGATGTCCACAATCTCTTTGTAGCTTTTCTGCTGCAAATAGAAAAGGTTTATACATATTTTTTGCTCTTCCGGCAGCTGATGGATACATTTTTCCATAGCTTGGAGAGCAAACTCCTTGTCATTTATACCATTATGATGCTCGTCAGAAGCAAATTCCATATACTCATCATCCTCATCTTTTATTTCCGCCATACTTTGCTCGATGGCGTACTTCTTAGACCGGAGCTGCATAAGACAGTAATTTTTGGCCACAACATGTATCCAGGATTTCCAATTGGTTACATGCTGATGTAAAAGGTCTCTCGAGATTTTCTCAAAAATGTGCATCACTGCATCTTTGCTTTCCTCTTCATCCTTAAAGTATTTAAAGCAAACTGCAAAAATGAGCTCCATATATCGTCCATACAATTCCCCTAAATGCGAAATATCACCGGTACGGCGGTATAAGGCAAGTAACTCCGAATCTTCTTTCGGTTTGGGTTTATTGAATAGCTTTATAAACATGAATAGAATCTATGGGGAAAGTTAGAAATATTGCAATTAAAAGCCAATAGGAATTATGGTACGACCTGTTTTAAGTCGTGCCAAATACGGTAAAGCAGGGAAATTATTCGAGATTGTTAATTTTTGAATAGAGGCGCCAGCATAATAAATATAAGCCGCTGCAAAGAAAAACTACCATACTTATGAGACCTACAAAGGAGGCTTCATCAGAGATAGAGCATTGATTAATTTTCAGGAATATACCGCACACAAACAGGAATAAGCTGATTACGCCGGTCCAAATAATTAGCCTGTTAAAGGTTTTCATAGTGGATTTGGTTTATTGCGCCGAAAAATAAAAAAATAAAACAAAATTTGGCTTTGATGCAATAAAAATTATTTATTTTCTGTCGTAATAGGTTTGACAGGGAAATCTTTTAAAATTTCCATAACTATTTTATCAACATTCTTTTTTATGCTCTCGGTTTTCTCAGGGATGATTCCGTTTGCGCCGGCACTCCATAGTAATTTTTGAGCCTTTGTATCAACAAAATCGAATGTAGCAAATCCTTCACGGTAACGGCCGGTCTCTACGGTTTCGCTTTTCCACGAATAATTACGAGTCCCCATGTACTTTGGTCTGTCAGGGTCGGTAAAGCTAGTTTGCCGGGTGCTTACTTTTTCTTTAACCACTAAGCCAATATTAATTAACAAATCAGGTGAACTGTCATTTTGTACTAAGCCTCTTTTATTCAGTTCTGCTGTTAGGGCGGACTTAATTATCTGAGTCCTTTCACTAAAATTTGAAGAAATTGTATCACCACTGGCATCGAGTTTATAGAACGCATAAGTTTTAAATTGACTCCAGTCGGTATTGGCTGGAGTGTCTTGAACAGTGACTTTTGGGCCGGAGCAAGAAATTTCGATAATAAGTAAAGCAAATAGCAGTAAATTCTTCATGATCTTTTTAAATATAACGAATCGAAGTCCGGTTAATGATATTTCAATAGAAATAGAAATTTAATAGGACTGGATGGGATAAAATGTAAAAAGCCCGTCAGAAATTAATGGCTGACGGGCTTTTAAGTATTTAAAATATTGTTATCGTTTCATTTTAGGCATATTACGCATCATTTTAGCTGCTTGACCGGGGTCAGCAAAGATTTTCATCATTTTGCGCATATCCTCGAATTGTTTTAATAACTTATTTACTTCAGTAATGGAAGTTCCACTGCCTGCAGCAATTCGGTTACGGCGACCTCCGTTAATTAATTCAGGGTTCTCGCGTTCAAGCGGGGTCATCGACTGAATAATAGCCTCAATATGCTTAAATGCATCGTCGTCAATGTCAACATCTTTAATGGCCTTTCCTACTCCAGGGATCATTCCCATCAAATCTTTAATGTTACCCATTTTCTTGATTTGATTCAATTGAGAAAGGAAATCGTTAAAGTCGAATTTGTTTTTGCGAATTTTCTTTTGGAGTTCGGCGGCTTGTTTTTCGTCAAACTGTTGCTGTGCACGCTCAACGAGTGAAACCACGTCACCCATTCCCAAAATACGCGAAGCCATACGGTCAGGGTAGAATACGTCAATTGCATCCATTTTTTCTCCTGTACCAATAAACTTGATAGGCTTGTGTACTACCGATTTAATTGAAAGTGCCGCACCTCCTCGTGTATCACCATCTAATTTGGTTAAAACAACACCCGTAAAATCAAGACGATCATTAAATGCTTTGGCTGTATTTACCGCATCCTGGCCAGTCATTGAATCTACCACAAATAAAATTTCGTGTGGCTTAGTGGCCGCCTTAACTTCGGCAATCTCATTCATCATCTCCTCGTCAATAGCCAATCGGCCTGCGGTATCAATGATTACAACATTGCAATTTTGGGCTTTTGCCTGAGCAATACCTTCCTGTGCAATTTTAACTGGGTCTTTAGATCCGTAGTCGGTGTGTACGGGAACCCCAATTTGGTCAGAAAGCACTTTCAATTGGTCAATAGCTGCCGGACGATAAACGTCAGCGGCTACAAGAAAAGGCTTTCTCCCCTTTTGAGTTTTTAGAAAATTGGCCAATTTGCCGGTAAATGTTGTTTTACCAGCACCATTTAAACCAGCAATTAGAATAATTGATGGGTTTTGTTTCAGGTCAAGTTCTGAAACGTTACCTCCCATTAATTCTACTAACTCATCATTTACAACTTTTACCATTAACTGTCCCGGAGAAACAGAGGTGAGCACATTCATACCCAACGCTTTTTCTTTTACCGTATCAGTAAAGGTTTTTGCGGTTTTATAGTTTACGTCGGCATCAAGAAGGGCTTTACGCACTTCTTTTACAGTTTCAGCCACGTTAATTTCTGTAATGCTGCCGTGGCCCTTCAGAACTTTAAATGCCCTGTCGAGCTTATCGGATAAATTATCAAACATAATTTCAGTAATAATCTGATTTCAAGGGCTGCAAAGTTAATATTTTATTGCTAATTAGGAATCATTTACTGCATAGAGGCTATATATTTGCTACAATTATTTGTGACCAAGCACATCGATATTGAATGTTTTTGTGCATTTTTAGCCATAACTCAAAAGTTGCGCTATGAAAGCCATTAAACTACTCGCACTGTTTTGCTCTTTTACAATATTATTAACTTCTTGCTACGATTCAGTTCAACGAATAGAATTTAAGGATAACGGAGGGGGGACCATTGCTTACAGCATAGATTTTAGTAAAGGTATTGGTATGCTTAAGGCATTTATTCCAGATTCGGTTCAACAATCAGTCAGTTTTTCGCGGAAAATCGACACAACGGTTACCATGATTGAAACCGTGCCGGACAGTGTGAAAAAGCAAAAAAGTGAGGACGCGCTGAAGATGCTTGCATCTACAACAATGAAGGCTCAGGTTGATATGATGAACAATTTAATGAAGATCAATTTTAACGGACAGGCTTCTAACGAGAAAGAACTTCGTTTTTGGTTGCAAAACTTTGACAAGGAGGCTTCTTTTGGGGGAGCAATGCCGGCCGGAGGCGCTCAATTTAGCGGGAATACATCGGGTTTAACGTCTGACTATTTTACATATGAGTATAGGAAAGGATATTTTAAACGAAAAGTGGATACGGTGTTATTCAGGAATAACATGAAACAGAACGAAGCTGTTTATGATATGGTTAATAATGCTGGAATGGATGCCAACTTTACACTCGAATTAATATTTCCAAAACCAATAAAACGCTATAATGCTTCTAATATGACTGTTAGTGGCAATAAAAAGAGTGGGGTTCTAAAATATTCTATGAAAGAAGCTATAATAAACCCTCAAATTATGAACGTGGAAGTTGAATTTTAGTAGAAACGAGGTGCAGAAAAATAAAACCCGCTTAGTGTTAAATACTAAGCGGGTTTTATTTACCTTAATATGATGGATTAATAAGGATTATTCTCCTTCTGGCCAGTATAAATAAAATGCAACGGCAAATGGTTCAATTGCAAACATGGTTAAGTAAACTTTTCCCAATATTTCAATAAATGTTGTTTGAGCGGCATGACCGCTATAACTAAATATTGCCAATGCAACAATAAATAAAATGATGGCAATAATTAAATTAAATGTCATCAGTCTCGGAATCAAATTATCTTTTCTATTCATCTGATTTATAGTTCTCCTTTTGAGGTTGAAAAGGTTAATTACCTGTTTATAAATACTCAGCCACAAAAATAGAAAAATTACCCAAAAAGCAACAGATAAGCTTTTTTATCAATTAATATTATTTATTCATCCAACGGTAAAAACGATTAATCAGGCTTTTAACCGGTGTTACCAATTTATGTAATTCTGCAACCATAATCTTTCAACCCAGTAATATTTAAATCTTCGTCCCAATAATACTTAAATTTTCTATATGTAGAACGAGCTTTGTATACAAAAAGTATTTTACTCGATTTTTTTTAATCCTTCGTCCGGTTCTTCTTGCTGTTTACCAATCAGGTATTTACCTACCCAGGCAAGTGTAAAGGTTGGGATAACGTCGGAACCTGGCAAAATCTCTTCAAGAAAATTAAATGCACCGCCAATCAATCCAAATTTTCGTTTGAATAGAAAAAAGAAAACTGTGGCCGAAAACGGAGCCCAAAAGAGATCGCCTACCTCACCAATCAGAGGAATAGAGTAAGTACTCATGCCAAGTATGTCCATAATAAGACAAATGGCAAGGTCTGTGTATTTCTTTTGGGTGGTATTCATACAGTACGAATTACTTAAAATCTTTTAACATTGATATAATAAAGATCCTCGGCAACTTTTACATCAGCTGTGGTTTTAGCTGAAAGTTGTTGCCATGTTGAGGTTGGCCTAATAATTCTCCATTTTTTATCAGCTAAAGCAACCTTAATTGGCATATCAAAACCAGCAACATCAGCTTTCCAGCGATAGTTTACATTCCCATCTATTTCTTTTAACTCAAGCGTTGGAATATTGGTATACTTCAAATATTGATAAAACACTTTGGTTAAATCCGTTCCTGTTTTTTTATTGGCATAATTAACAATGTCATCGGTTGTTACCGTTTGATGCCAGAATTTAGTCGGAACACCTTTAAGCATTTCGAAGAATTTTTCATCACCCACAATGCTTCTGATAGTATGCAACATTAATCCACCTTTGTAATACATATCTCCCGACCCCTCCTCGTTTACACCATAAGGGCCAATAATTGGCTTGTCGTTATGTACGCTTTGTTTGTAACCATTAATGTGTTTTAGATAATCCTGGTATCCAAATTCGCATTCAGCATAGATAGATTCAGAGTAATTGGTGAAACTTTCATGTATCCACATGTCGGCAATGTCCTTAGAGGTAACACTGTTGCCAAACCACTCATGCCCGCTTTCATGAATAATGATGAAGTCGAATTTGGTCCCCACTCCTGAATGGGTTAAATCATTTCCTAAGTACCCGTTTTTGTATTTGTTGCCATATGCTACAGCACTTTGGTGCTCCATTCCTAAATAAGGAGTTTCTATCAGTTTATACCCATCCTCATAAAAGGGATAAGGACCAAAACGGTATTCAAAACAGGTTAGCATTGATTTCACTTGTTTGAACTGTTCTTTGGCCTTGGACAAATTTTCCCGCAGTACATAATAGTCTAAATCGAGGTTATTGTGTTTGTCGCTGAAATGAGCATACTTGGCGATGTTTACAGAAACATCGTAATTGTTTATTGGATTACTTACAAACCAATTGTATTTTACATAACCATTGTTAAGGTCTTGTGTTGATCGTAGTCTTCCGTTTGAAACGTCCATCAGATCTTTTGGAACAGCAATGCTGATCATCATACTGTCGGGTTCATCACTTTGGTGATCCTTGTTAGGCCACCATAGGCTTGCTCCTGTTCCCTGGCAAGCCACTCCGACCCAAGTATCGCCAGCTTTGTCTTTTGTCCAGACAAAACCACCGTCCCATGGAGCACGTTTGGCCACCATTGGTTTGCCTGAATAATAAAAACGCAGGGTTTGGGTTGAATTGGCTTTAATCTTTTCCGGGAAATCAATAAACACCGCTCCGAACTCACGTTTGTAAGGGAGTTCGTTTCCCTTCCAAACAATTTTATCAACCTTCATATTGGCAAAAAGGTCTACCTGAATACGTTTAAAATCGCTAACAGTTTTAAAAGTAATATCATTATATCCCTCAATCGATTGTTGTTCGGTGTCAACTTTAATGTCCAAATGATAGAAGGTGACGTCATAGCAAGAACGTTCGGCGCTTAAAGTTCCCCTTAGTGTATCGGCCCGGGTAAAATGACGGGGGCCATCCATCAGTTGGGCCTTAGCAGAGAAGGAAAGCGCTGAAGCCGCAATCAAAAAGAATGATTTTCGAATGTTCATACGTTATAGTTTAAAGTTGATTAAAAT
Above is a window of Solitalea lacus DNA encoding:
- a CDS encoding energy transducer TonB; this translates as MAKLHKNIDPELLAKELKELAGQDIAPEELQRMLESDLERDALEGFIAMKKTGVNTNKAIVDLQHQLNQKLKDRSRQRELPWHKLSIAATIAAVVGIGAFYIIKKQNNDRLMASREIDELFLVHSNDTLLIYLPKEALAHQQEITQNIVKTSISDSKRQLTVKDKKDIVNPKPTTPAAVMTAPTAAQAAAIEVDTSKAIQGLLAETVIAKRSVAKSALRETLINKQLGIHIQAIDLLTNKPIENVKVQVSGTQTTALTNTEGEVNLPTSSTKSEVTLSKENYITETIKPKEAQQKFIYGLMPDVKKLAKVAVEQFLTKPNPENAPPKLAIEDASYRIYINKNIAYPKEFTEMGREGTVELEFTVNTNGMLSNFKVLKSMGPEFDQSSIEALKHGPLWIPAIVNGKPSTAKARYYVNFIHL
- a CDS encoding RNA polymerase sigma factor, with product MFIKLFNKPKPKEDSELLALYRRTGDISHLGELYGRYMELIFAVCFKYFKDEEESKDAVMHIFEKISRDLLHQHVTNWKSWIHVVAKNYCLMQLRSKKYAIEQSMAEIKDEDDEYMEFASDEHHNGINDKEFALQAMEKCIHQLPEEQKICINLFYLQQKSYKEIVDITGFDANKVKSYIQNGKRNLKICVEKNNG
- a CDS encoding DUF4136 domain-containing protein; translated protein: MKNLLLFALLIIEISCSGPKVTVQDTPANTDWSQFKTYAFYKLDASGDTISSNFSERTQIIKSALTAELNKRGLVQNDSSPDLLINIGLVVKEKVSTRQTSFTDPDRPKYMGTRNYSWKSETVETGRYREGFATFDFVDTKAQKLLWSAGANGIIPEKTESIKKNVDKIVMEILKDFPVKPITTENK
- the ffh gene encoding signal recognition particle protein, with translation MFDNLSDKLDRAFKVLKGHGSITEINVAETVKEVRKALLDADVNYKTAKTFTDTVKEKALGMNVLTSVSPGQLMVKVVNDELVELMGGNVSELDLKQNPSIILIAGLNGAGKTTFTGKLANFLKTQKGRKPFLVAADVYRPAAIDQLKVLSDQIGVPVHTDYGSKDPVKIAQEGIAQAKAQNCNVVIIDTAGRLAIDEEMMNEIAEVKAATKPHEILFVVDSMTGQDAVNTAKAFNDRLDFTGVVLTKLDGDTRGGAALSIKSVVHKPIKFIGTGEKMDAIDVFYPDRMASRILGMGDVVSLVERAQQQFDEKQAAELQKKIRKNKFDFNDFLSQLNQIKKMGNIKDLMGMIPGVGKAIKDVDIDDDAFKHIEAIIQSMTPLERENPELINGGRRNRIAAGSGTSITEVNKLLKQFEDMRKMMKIFADPGQAAKMMRNMPKMKR
- a CDS encoding M1 family metallopeptidase, translated to MNIRKSFFLIAASALSFSAKAQLMDGPRHFTRADTLRGTLSAERSCYDVTFYHLDIKVDTEQQSIEGYNDITFKTVSDFKRIQVDLFANMKVDKIVWKGNELPYKREFGAVFIDFPEKIKANSTQTLRFYYSGKPMVAKRAPWDGGFVWTKDKAGDTWVGVACQGTGASLWWPNKDHQSDEPDSMMISIAVPKDLMDVSNGRLRSTQDLNNGYVKYNWFVSNPINNYDVSVNIAKYAHFSDKHNNLDLDYYVLRENLSKAKEQFKQVKSMLTCFEYRFGPYPFYEDGYKLIETPYLGMEHQSAVAYGNKYKNGYLGNDLTHSGVGTKFDFIIIHESGHEWFGNSVTSKDIADMWIHESFTNYSESIYAECEFGYQDYLKHINGYKQSVHNDKPIIGPYGVNEEGSGDMYYKGGLMLHTIRSIVGDEKFFEMLKGVPTKFWHQTVTTDDIVNYANKKTGTDLTKVFYQYLKYTNIPTLELKEIDGNVNYRWKADVAGFDMPIKVALADKKWRIIRPTSTWQQLSAKTTADVKVAEDLYYINVKRF